One genomic region from Vannielia litorea encodes:
- a CDS encoding DUF3592 domain-containing protein, with amino-acid sequence MADAFLFRTRYDGVREISGRMWLLVWVLPALLLGAAILFAAEALIAPMGMAEAEGEVVELREYEGWSPLEGDVTNYAPVFRYTRSDGREVQASAGMSHSEWDFPVGSTRTILYDPDTNGDVRIPGPWNWLIPGALAALALATAVPAGIVSLLLLGWRRRGAAPT; translated from the coding sequence ATGGCAGACGCTTTTCTCTTCCGCACCCGCTATGACGGGGTTCGTGAAATCTCTGGCCGGATGTGGCTGCTCGTCTGGGTGCTTCCTGCGCTGCTGCTTGGTGCGGCCATCCTCTTTGCCGCCGAGGCTTTGATTGCCCCGATGGGCATGGCGGAGGCCGAGGGCGAGGTGGTGGAATTGCGCGAATACGAGGGCTGGTCGCCGCTGGAGGGCGATGTGACCAATTACGCCCCGGTCTTTCGTTACACCCGCTCTGACGGGCGCGAGGTGCAGGCCAGCGCGGGCATGTCGCACTCCGAGTGGGACTTCCCCGTCGGCTCGACCCGCACCATCCTTTATGACCCCGACACCAACGGCGATGTGCGCATTCCCGGCCCGTGGAACTGGCTGATACCGGGAGCGCTGGCGGCGCTCGCCTTGGCCACGGCGGTGCCGGCAGGGATTGTCAGCCTGCTCCTGCTGGGGTGGCGGCGCAGGGGGGCGGCGCCGACCTGA
- the purS gene encoding phosphoribosylformylglycinamidine synthase subunit PurS has protein sequence MKVRVDVMLKQGVLDPQGEAVKSALGALGFGGVEGVRQGKVIELDLAEGTTEADVKAMCEKLLANTVIESYAIHM, from the coding sequence ATGAAGGTGCGTGTGGACGTGATGCTGAAACAGGGCGTGCTCGACCCGCAGGGCGAGGCGGTGAAATCGGCTCTGGGCGCGCTTGGCTTCGGCGGCGTCGAGGGCGTGCGTCAGGGCAAGGTGATCGAGCTGGATCTGGCCGAGGGCACCACCGAGGCTGATGTGAAGGCGATGTGCGAAAAGCTGCTCGCCAACACGGTGATCGAGAGCTACGCGATCCACATGTAA
- a CDS encoding DUF1476 domain-containing protein yields MSTFDDRENAFENKFAHDAEMQFKAEARRNKLLGLWAAGLLGKAGDDAVEYAKEVVKADFEEAGDEDVYRKVKGDLGDLADEATVRAQMKAMMAEAKAQLMEES; encoded by the coding sequence ATGTCCACCTTCGACGATCGCGAAAACGCGTTTGAAAACAAGTTCGCCCATGACGCCGAGATGCAGTTCAAGGCTGAAGCGCGGCGCAACAAGCTGCTGGGCCTCTGGGCCGCCGGCCTGCTGGGCAAAGCTGGCGACGACGCCGTTGAATACGCCAAGGAAGTGGTGAAGGCCGACTTCGAAGAGGCCGGCGACGAGGATGTGTATCGCAAGGTCAAGGGCGACCTCGGCGATCTGGCCGACGAGGCCACAGTCCGCGCCCAGATGAAGGCGATGATGGCCGAAGCCAAGGCCCAGCTGATGGAAGAGAGCTGA
- a CDS encoding PA0069 family radical SAM protein, translating into MGFGEASGGGWAVPEHRRRGRAALSNVASRFDAYAVERVDDGWGTGAEEELPPLRTEVALENPRKIISRNSSPDLSFDRSVNAYRGCEHGCIYCFARPTHAYLGLSPGLDFETQLVAKPNAPERLAAELASPRYEVAPIAMGTNTDPYQPIERTHRITRRLLEVLRAHNHPVGIVTKGSLIERDLDILGDMGWEGLARVGVSITTLDPELSRKMEPRVPSPARRLKMIERLAGAGVQVRVMASPMIPGLTDHEMEKILAAARDAGAVAASYIVLRLPREVSPLFRDWLEEAAPERASRVMARVREMHGGRDYDPEWGRRMKGQGTHAALLSHRFEVACKRLGLKRNLPPLRCDLFRVPPKPGDQLDLFS; encoded by the coding sequence ATGGGATTTGGAGAAGCATCAGGGGGCGGCTGGGCGGTGCCGGAGCATCGGCGGCGCGGGCGTGCGGCCCTCTCGAACGTGGCAAGCCGGTTTGATGCCTATGCCGTTGAGCGAGTGGACGATGGCTGGGGCACGGGCGCGGAGGAGGAACTGCCGCCGCTGCGGACCGAGGTGGCGCTTGAGAACCCGCGCAAGATTATCAGCCGCAACAGCTCGCCCGATCTTTCGTTCGATCGTTCCGTCAACGCCTATCGCGGTTGCGAGCATGGCTGCATCTACTGTTTTGCCCGGCCCACCCATGCCTATCTCGGCCTCTCACCGGGGCTGGACTTTGAAACCCAGCTGGTGGCCAAGCCGAATGCGCCGGAGCGTTTGGCAGCGGAGCTGGCCAGCCCACGCTATGAAGTGGCGCCCATCGCCATGGGCACCAACACCGACCCGTACCAGCCGATCGAACGCACCCACCGGATCACCCGGCGGCTGCTTGAGGTGCTGCGCGCGCATAATCACCCGGTGGGCATTGTCACCAAGGGCAGCCTGATCGAGCGCGATCTGGATATTCTCGGTGACATGGGCTGGGAGGGGCTTGCGCGGGTGGGCGTTTCGATCACCACGCTCGACCCGGAACTGTCGCGCAAGATGGAGCCGCGGGTGCCGAGCCCGGCGCGGCGGCTGAAAATGATCGAGCGCTTGGCTGGGGCGGGGGTGCAGGTGCGGGTCATGGCCTCGCCGATGATCCCGGGGCTGACGGACCATGAGATGGAGAAGATCCTTGCTGCGGCGAGGGATGCAGGGGCGGTTGCCGCCAGCTACATCGTGCTGCGCCTGCCGCGGGAGGTCTCGCCGCTGTTCCGCGATTGGCTGGAGGAGGCCGCGCCGGAGCGGGCCAGCCGGGTAATGGCCCGGGTGCGCGAGATGCACGGCGGGCGCGATTATGACCCGGAATGGGGCCGCCGAATGAAGGGGCAGGGCACGCATGCGGCGTTGCTTTCGCACCGGTTCGAGGTGGCCTGCAAACGGCTGGGGCTGAAGCGCAACCTGCCGCCGCTGCGCTGCGATCTCTTCCGGGTGCCGCCCAAGCCGGGGGACCAGCTCGACCTGTTCAGCTAG
- a CDS encoding phosphatidylglycerol lysyltransferase domain-containing protein: protein MGKVSHGLQRAAGTLKEAGLGRLVLRQGLPILGVLALLPLLAGWLHGLDLGAGWAQLSALPGSRWVGALCMTTVSFWALGRYDLAIHRWLSTGQNEDAVQGAGVTAIAVSQSTGFGLVIGALLRWRMLPGLGLARALGVTAAVALSFLAGWGLFTSLCLLLLPSAFPFAEAVGAAGLALGAFVVALCLWPPHWGGLSRLPRLPSIWLATRIALFATLDCAAAALAFWLLLPPGTDLAYLNLLPAFLLALGAGIMGGTPGGAGPFEAAILLLLAQVDGTALSCAILGFRLVYYALPAGLGLLAAAIGPVRSLATLRQEREDKSSFRPVFRRAGRPPSEDLAWHLATARRAEAGLIRQGELGWLEAPGAGGGWAAGPTGSALVALGAPFGPWGERRHWLAAVRAEARARGLAPVIYKAGPRMAATARRAGFRVLPVSEEAVIEPLGFSVDSPNHRQLRRKLRRAEKAGIEITREIGPPDPATAAEMAAVSAAWEATRGGARGFSMGRFCPIYIGHQYRYIARAEGRILGFASFHVSTCEWVLDLMRTLPEQEPGGPSAPDGTMHALVARAIADAARRGCLRLSLAAVPLRQAGLEGEDPESALFSALRSRLDEASGGAGLRQFKACFAPRWERLYIAAPNRLALSLAAVDIARRIARPRPLPRLGTEHAAPGRYAPRATPDTLQDAALPLRRAS from the coding sequence ATGGGCAAGGTTTCTCACGGGTTGCAACGCGCAGCCGGCACGCTGAAGGAGGCAGGCCTCGGCAGGCTGGTGCTGCGGCAGGGCCTGCCGATCCTGGGCGTGCTGGCACTTCTGCCCCTGCTGGCGGGCTGGCTCCACGGGCTCGACCTCGGTGCAGGCTGGGCCCAGCTTTCAGCATTGCCCGGCTCACGCTGGGTCGGCGCACTCTGCATGACCACGGTCAGTTTCTGGGCGCTCGGGCGTTACGACCTCGCCATTCACCGCTGGCTGTCAACCGGGCAGAACGAGGACGCCGTGCAGGGCGCGGGCGTCACCGCAATCGCCGTCAGCCAATCTACCGGCTTCGGGCTGGTCATCGGCGCGCTGCTGCGCTGGCGGATGCTGCCGGGCCTCGGGCTTGCCCGTGCCCTCGGCGTCACCGCCGCTGTTGCGCTCTCGTTCCTCGCCGGGTGGGGCCTCTTCACCTCACTGTGCCTGCTCTTGCTGCCCTCCGCCTTCCCCTTCGCCGAAGCCGTTGGCGCCGCCGGCCTTGCGCTAGGCGCTTTCGTCGTGGCACTCTGCCTCTGGCCGCCGCACTGGGGCGGGCTCTCGCGATTGCCCCGCCTGCCCTCGATCTGGCTCGCCACCCGCATCGCCCTTTTCGCCACGCTTGATTGTGCCGCCGCCGCGCTCGCCTTCTGGCTCCTGCTGCCCCCCGGCACCGACCTTGCCTACCTCAACCTGCTGCCCGCCTTCCTGCTTGCTCTAGGCGCGGGCATCATGGGCGGCACGCCGGGCGGCGCAGGCCCCTTCGAGGCCGCAATTCTTCTGCTACTTGCGCAGGTCGATGGCACCGCGCTCTCCTGCGCCATCCTCGGCTTCCGGTTGGTCTACTATGCCCTGCCCGCCGGGCTGGGGCTGCTTGCCGCGGCGATCGGGCCTGTCCGGTCGCTGGCCACCCTGCGGCAGGAACGGGAAGACAAGTCGAGTTTTCGCCCCGTGTTCCGCCGCGCCGGACGGCCGCCTTCAGAGGATCTTGCATGGCACCTCGCCACCGCCCGCCGGGCCGAGGCCGGGCTGATCCGTCAGGGCGAGCTGGGATGGCTCGAGGCCCCCGGCGCGGGCGGCGGTTGGGCGGCTGGCCCCACCGGCTCGGCCCTCGTCGCCCTCGGCGCCCCTTTCGGGCCGTGGGGCGAGCGGCGGCACTGGCTCGCCGCAGTACGCGCCGAAGCCCGCGCGCGTGGCCTCGCCCCGGTGATCTACAAGGCCGGCCCCCGCATGGCCGCCACCGCCCGCCGCGCGGGCTTCCGGGTGCTACCCGTTTCCGAGGAGGCGGTGATCGAGCCGCTCGGCTTTTCCGTCGACAGCCCCAATCACCGGCAACTCCGTCGCAAGCTGCGCCGCGCCGAAAAGGCCGGGATCGAGATAACCCGCGAGATCGGCCCGCCCGACCCGGCCACCGCCGCTGAAATGGCCGCAGTCTCCGCCGCATGGGAGGCCACGCGCGGCGGCGCACGCGGATTTTCGATGGGGCGCTTCTGCCCCATCTACATTGGCCACCAATACCGCTACATCGCCCGTGCAGAGGGCCGCATCCTCGGCTTTGCCAGCTTCCATGTTTCGACCTGTGAGTGGGTGCTCGACCTCATGCGTACCCTGCCCGAGCAAGAGCCGGGTGGCCCCTCCGCCCCCGACGGCACGATGCATGCCCTCGTCGCCCGCGCCATCGCGGATGCCGCCCGGCGCGGCTGCCTGAGGCTCTCGCTCGCCGCTGTGCCGCTCCGGCAGGCCGGGCTTGAGGGGGAAGACCCTGAAAGCGCACTCTTTTCCGCCCTTCGCTCCCGGCTCGACGAGGCCTCCGGCGGGGCCGGGCTGCGCCAGTTCAAGGCCTGCTTCGCCCCGCGCTGGGAGCGGCTCTACATCGCCGCGCCAAACCGCCTTGCCCTGTCGCTCGCCGCGGTCGACATCGCCCGCCGCATCGCCCGGCCCCGCCCGCTGCCGCGCCTCGGCACCGAGCATGCCGCACCGGGCCGCTACGCCCCCCGCGCCACCCCCGATACCTTGCAGGACGCCGCCCTGCCCCTCCGCCGCGCCTCCTGA
- a CDS encoding corrinoid protein — protein sequence MSADEEDDIILSELSDEDLTAQMHDDLYDGLKEEIEEGVNILLERGWAPYDVLTKALVAGMKVVGDDFRDGILFVPEVLLAANAMKAGMGILKPLLAETGAPRMGKMVIGTVKGDIHDIGKNLVSMMMEGAGFEVVDLGINNPVEDYLDALKREEADILGMSALLTTTMPYMKVVIDALVEQGMRDDYIVLVGGAPLNEEFGKAIGADAYCRDAAVAVETAKQFIARKHNQLAG from the coding sequence ATGTCTGCGGATGAAGAAGACGACATCATCCTTTCGGAACTCTCCGACGAGGACCTGACCGCCCAGATGCATGACGACCTCTACGATGGCCTCAAGGAGGAAATCGAAGAGGGCGTGAACATCCTGCTGGAGCGCGGCTGGGCCCCCTATGACGTTCTGACCAAGGCGCTTGTCGCGGGGATGAAAGTGGTCGGCGACGACTTCCGCGATGGCATCCTCTTCGTGCCCGAGGTGCTCTTGGCCGCCAATGCGATGAAGGCTGGGATGGGCATCCTGAAGCCGCTGCTGGCCGAAACCGGCGCCCCCCGCATGGGCAAGATGGTGATCGGCACCGTGAAGGGCGACATCCACGACATCGGCAAGAACCTCGTTTCCATGATGATGGAGGGCGCGGGCTTCGAGGTGGTCGATCTGGGCATCAACAACCCGGTCGAGGATTATCTCGATGCGCTCAAGCGCGAAGAGGCCGACATTCTGGGCATGTCCGCCCTGCTCACCACCACCATGCCCTACATGAAGGTGGTGATCGACGCGCTGGTCGAGCAAGGCATGCGCGACGACTACATCGTGCTGGTCGGCGGCGCGCCCCTGAACGAAGAGTTCGGCAAGGCAATCGGCGCCGATGCCTACTGCCGCGATGCCGCCGTTGCGGTGGAAACCGCGAAGCAGTTCATCGCCCGCAAGCACAATCAGCTGGCGGGGTGA
- a CDS encoding zinc-dependent alcohol dehydrogenase family protein, translating to MKAALLTEFRAALAIESLPEPECPPDGVVLEVLASGICRSDWHVWTGADPDVSLPHVPGHEFCGVIREVGQGVTRWKAGDRVIAPFILACGGCPDCQSGNQTICASQVLPGFTQAGSFAERIAVPRADVNLAALPEGMDPALAASLGCRATTAWHGLTGRAALKAGEWLAVWGSGGVGLSAMMIARALGARVVMVDVVEEKLAHAKALGADAVVNAAAGDPVEAVREITKGGADLALEALGIGQTTANALKCLRKLGRMVQIGMPAGEHVNMTLPWDAVYSGQLAIYGTRGMPAWRYPSLLSLIESGQLDLSPLIARRVALSDASAELALFDGAAPPGVAVITDFTR from the coding sequence TTGAAAGCCGCCCTCCTTACAGAGTTCCGCGCCGCGCTGGCCATCGAGAGCCTGCCGGAGCCGGAATGCCCGCCCGATGGCGTGGTGCTGGAGGTTCTGGCCAGCGGCATCTGCCGGTCAGACTGGCATGTTTGGACGGGGGCGGACCCGGATGTGAGCCTGCCGCATGTGCCGGGCCACGAGTTTTGTGGGGTGATCCGCGAGGTCGGGCAGGGCGTGACCCGCTGGAAGGCGGGCGATCGGGTGATTGCGCCCTTCATCCTTGCCTGCGGCGGCTGCCCCGATTGCCAGAGCGGCAACCAGACGATCTGCGCCAGCCAGGTACTGCCAGGCTTCACCCAGGCCGGCAGCTTTGCCGAGCGCATCGCGGTGCCGCGCGCCGATGTGAACCTCGCGGCCCTGCCCGAGGGCATGGACCCGGCGTTGGCAGCATCGCTCGGGTGCCGGGCCACCACGGCATGGCACGGGCTCACGGGCCGCGCGGCGCTGAAGGCGGGTGAGTGGCTTGCGGTCTGGGGCTCTGGTGGCGTCGGGCTTTCGGCGATGATGATCGCACGGGCGCTTGGCGCGCGGGTGGTCATGGTGGATGTGGTCGAGGAGAAGCTCGCCCATGCCAAAGCTCTCGGGGCCGATGCGGTGGTGAACGCCGCTGCGGGCGACCCGGTGGAGGCGGTGCGTGAGATCACCAAGGGCGGGGCCGATCTGGCGCTGGAGGCGCTCGGGATCGGGCAGACCACGGCCAACGCATTGAAGTGCCTGCGCAAACTGGGCCGCATGGTACAGATCGGGATGCCTGCGGGAGAGCATGTGAACATGACCCTGCCGTGGGATGCCGTCTATTCTGGCCAGCTTGCGATTTATGGCACACGCGGCATGCCCGCGTGGCGCTATCCCTCGCTGCTCTCGCTCATCGAGAGCGGCCAGCTCGACCTTTCGCCGCTTATCGCCCGCCGCGTGGCCCTCTCTGACGCCAGCGCCGAGCTTGCCCTCTTCGACGGTGCCGCCCCTCCCGGCGTGGCCGTTATTACCGATTTCACCCGCTGA
- the purC gene encoding phosphoribosylaminoimidazolesuccinocarboxamide synthase, which translates to MARRKLVYEGKAKILYEGPEPGTLVQYFKDDATAFNAEKKATIEGKGVLNNRLSEFFMTGLNNIGVPTHFLKRLNMREQLIRSVEIVPLEVIVRNFAAGSMAKRLGLEEGTQLPRPIIEFSYKDDKLGDPLVPEEYIIAFGWATQQDLDDIVALALRVNDYLSGVMYGVGIKLIDFKIEVGRIWENDYMRLIVADEISPDSCRLWDLETGQKLDKDVFRRDLGSLTDAYTEVARRLGVLPKGGAAPMGKPTLIN; encoded by the coding sequence ATGGCACGACGCAAGCTCGTCTACGAAGGCAAGGCCAAGATTCTGTACGAGGGCCCCGAGCCCGGCACTCTGGTGCAGTATTTCAAGGATGATGCCACCGCGTTCAACGCCGAGAAGAAGGCGACGATCGAGGGCAAGGGCGTGCTGAACAACCGGCTGTCCGAGTTCTTTATGACCGGGCTGAACAACATTGGCGTGCCGACCCACTTTCTGAAGCGGCTGAACATGCGCGAGCAGCTGATCCGCTCGGTCGAGATCGTGCCGCTCGAGGTGATCGTGCGCAACTTCGCCGCGGGCTCGATGGCCAAGCGGCTTGGGCTTGAGGAAGGCACGCAGCTGCCGCGCCCGATCATCGAGTTTTCCTACAAGGACGACAAGCTGGGCGACCCGCTTGTGCCCGAGGAATACATCATCGCCTTCGGCTGGGCGACACAGCAGGATCTCGACGACATCGTGGCGCTGGCGCTGCGGGTGAACGATTACCTCAGCGGCGTGATGTATGGCGTTGGCATCAAGCTGATCGACTTCAAGATCGAGGTCGGCCGTATCTGGGAGAACGATTATATGCGGCTCATCGTGGCCGATGAAATCAGCCCCGACAGCTGCCGTCTGTGGGATCTGGAGACCGGTCAGAAGCTCGACAAGGACGTGTTCCGCCGCGATCTCGGCTCGCTGACGGATGCCTATACCGAAGTTGCCCGCCGGCTTGGCGTGCTGCCCAAGGGCGGTGCCGCGCCGATGGGCAAACCGACCCTGATCAACTGA
- the purQ gene encoding phosphoribosylformylglycinamidine synthase subunit PurQ — protein MKAAVITFPGSNCDRDLAVAFEAAGFDVARVWHKDTDLPQGIDVVGIPGGFSFGDYLRCGAIAANSPICRSVVAHAEAGGFVLGICNGFQVLCETGLLPGVLMRNAGLKFVCRNVGLTVASAESAFTSGYAQGDELVIPVAHHDGNYNVDPEGLAALEAEGRVAFRYTDNPNGSMSDIAGVLSENRRVLGMMPHPERAVDAKHGGTDGRAMFAGLAEALVSA, from the coding sequence ATGAAAGCCGCCGTCATCACCTTTCCCGGCTCCAATTGCGACCGTGACCTTGCCGTGGCCTTCGAGGCTGCCGGGTTCGATGTGGCGCGGGTCTGGCACAAGGATACCGACCTGCCGCAGGGCATTGACGTGGTGGGTATCCCCGGCGGGTTCTCCTTTGGCGACTACCTGCGCTGCGGCGCGATTGCGGCCAACTCGCCGATCTGCCGCTCGGTGGTGGCCCATGCCGAGGCGGGCGGGTTTGTGCTGGGCATCTGCAACGGCTTTCAGGTGCTCTGCGAGACCGGGCTGCTGCCGGGCGTGCTGATGCGCAATGCGGGGCTGAAGTTCGTTTGCCGCAACGTGGGGCTGACGGTGGCGAGCGCCGAGAGTGCCTTCACCTCGGGCTACGCGCAGGGCGATGAACTGGTGATCCCGGTGGCGCACCATGACGGCAACTACAACGTCGACCCCGAGGGGCTGGCGGCGCTGGAGGCCGAGGGGCGCGTCGCCTTCCGCTACACCGACAACCCGAACGGCTCGATGAGCGATATTGCCGGGGTTCTCTCGGAGAACCGGCGGGTGCTGGGGATGATGCCGCACCCGGAGCGGGCGGTGGATGCCAAGCACGGCGGCACCGATGGCCGGGCGATGTTTGCCGGTCTCGCAGAGGCGCTGGTTTCGGCCTGA
- a CDS encoding TetR/AcrR family transcriptional regulator encodes MSEPIQRRARATRANLIAAAESIVAREGFGGLRVEQVVKAAGVAKGTFFTHFADKDVLMEQLVAKRLSRLMDALQTARRPSSAKGLAATLGPVIELLTCERYVFDLVQRASLADGPIAEALSRLDIIITGWFGGLFGAPPFRTDLPPKVMAEGIRAFTLMAMARHVARPGKQTEPVKALATQVEAYLMPPK; translated from the coding sequence ATGAGTGAACCGATTCAGCGCCGCGCCCGCGCCACAAGGGCAAACCTCATCGCCGCGGCCGAAAGCATTGTGGCGCGCGAGGGCTTTGGCGGTCTGCGTGTGGAGCAGGTGGTGAAGGCGGCGGGGGTGGCCAAGGGCACGTTCTTTACCCATTTCGCCGACAAGGACGTGCTGATGGAGCAGCTTGTGGCCAAGCGGCTCTCTCGGCTGATGGATGCGCTGCAAACCGCGCGCCGGCCGTCGAGCGCCAAGGGGCTTGCGGCGACCCTTGGCCCGGTGATCGAGCTGCTGACCTGCGAGCGCTATGTGTTCGACTTGGTGCAACGTGCCTCTCTTGCCGACGGACCGATTGCCGAAGCGCTCTCGCGGCTCGATATCATCATTACCGGCTGGTTCGGCGGGCTCTTCGGCGCACCGCCCTTCCGGACCGATCTGCCGCCCAAGGTGATGGCCGAGGGAATCCGGGCCTTCACCCTGATGGCGATGGCCCGGCATGTGGCCCGGCCCGGCAAACAGACCGAGCCGGTGAAGGCCCTTGCGACCCAGGTCGAGGCCTACCTGATGCCGCCCAAGTAG
- a CDS encoding GMP synthase has product MVAFEHAVARIAVWNLGCFFPAGPEKTENQIEGLALLDAEIVVLVEVNPASYIEVLREGLAAKGLDYQAVLVEQPVAHQHLGILHKQGVEITEKQILDGSEGDYTTGRRAVIADLKVGEFEAHLIAVHLKSGRGAGEQALRDSQCRFIGDYITTYQEQPGNRLKTMLLMGDFNMIPGQDVSNFHHLGGGDVMDFLSCWDLQERFSHILEGGPANLLDGFAISRIPIKNRAYVRGSLRLFPMHWTMDMGRETFREEVSDHLPFTATFKIT; this is encoded by the coding sequence ATGGTTGCATTTGAACATGCCGTTGCCCGGATTGCCGTTTGGAACCTTGGGTGTTTCTTCCCTGCCGGGCCGGAGAAGACAGAGAACCAGATCGAGGGGCTGGCGCTGCTGGATGCCGAGATCGTGGTGTTGGTGGAGGTGAACCCGGCCAGCTACATCGAAGTGCTGCGCGAGGGGTTGGCGGCGAAGGGGCTGGATTATCAGGCAGTGCTGGTGGAACAGCCGGTGGCGCATCAGCACCTCGGCATCCTGCACAAGCAGGGGGTAGAGATCACCGAAAAGCAGATCCTCGATGGCTCGGAGGGTGATTACACCACCGGCCGCCGCGCGGTGATCGCCGACCTGAAGGTGGGCGAGTTCGAGGCGCATCTGATCGCGGTTCACCTCAAATCGGGGCGTGGAGCGGGTGAGCAGGCGCTGCGCGACAGCCAATGCCGGTTCATCGGTGACTACATCACCACCTATCAGGAGCAGCCCGGAAACCGGCTGAAGACGATGTTGCTGATGGGAGATTTCAACATGATCCCGGGGCAGGATGTGAGCAACTTCCACCACCTCGGCGGTGGGGATGTGATGGACTTTCTGTCCTGCTGGGATTTGCAGGAAAGGTTCTCGCATATTCTGGAGGGTGGCCCGGCGAATCTGCTGGACGGCTTTGCGATCAGCCGCATCCCGATCAAGAACCGTGCCTATGTGCGCGGCAGCCTGCGGCTGTTTCCGATGCATTGGACGATGGACATGGGGCGCGAGACCTTCCGCGAGGAGGTCAGCGACCATCTGCCTTTCACGGCGACGTTCAAGATCACCTGA
- the bmt gene encoding betaine--homocysteine S-methyltransferase, with protein sequence MPDALSTLLAERPFLLTDGATGTTLFNMGLQSGDAPELWNDEHPDRIAALYKGAVDAGSDLFLTNSFGGNASRLKLHSAEGRVRELNRMAAEIGREVADKSGRTVVVAGSMGPTGEIMGNIGTLTHEDAVEMFHEQAEGLKEGGADVLWVETISAPEEYKAAAEACALAGMPWVGTMSFDTAGRTMMGVTSSSMVKLATKLPTPPLAFGANCGVGASDLLRTVKGFLAEGPEIPVVAKGNAGIPKYVDGHIHYNGTPELMADYACMARDMGARIIGGCCGTTPEHLAAMREALDTRPAAAAPTLEEIAEKLGGFSSASDGTGDGPAPERQRRGRRRS encoded by the coding sequence ATGCCCGACGCTCTTTCCACCCTGCTGGCCGAACGCCCCTTTCTGCTGACCGATGGCGCCACCGGCACCACGCTGTTCAACATGGGCCTTCAGTCCGGCGACGCGCCGGAACTCTGGAACGACGAGCACCCCGACCGGATCGCCGCGCTCTACAAGGGCGCCGTCGATGCCGGCTCCGACCTCTTCCTGACCAACAGCTTCGGCGGCAACGCCTCGCGGCTCAAGCTGCACAGCGCCGAGGGGCGGGTGCGCGAGCTCAATCGCATGGCCGCCGAGATCGGCCGCGAGGTGGCCGACAAGTCCGGGCGCACTGTAGTGGTCGCAGGCTCGATGGGCCCCACCGGCGAGATCATGGGCAACATCGGCACCCTGACCCATGAAGACGCGGTGGAGATGTTCCACGAGCAGGCCGAAGGCCTGAAGGAAGGCGGCGCCGATGTGCTCTGGGTCGAGACCATCTCAGCCCCCGAAGAATACAAGGCCGCCGCCGAGGCCTGCGCGCTGGCGGGCATGCCCTGGGTCGGCACCATGAGCTTCGACACCGCCGGGCGCACCATGATGGGGGTCACCTCCTCCAGCATGGTCAAACTCGCCACCAAGCTGCCCACGCCCCCGCTCGCCTTCGGCGCCAACTGCGGCGTCGGCGCCTCCGACCTGCTGCGCACCGTGAAGGGCTTTCTCGCCGAGGGCCCCGAGATTCCGGTGGTCGCCAAGGGCAACGCGGGCATCCCCAAGTATGTCGACGGCCACATCCACTACAACGGGACCCCCGAGCTGATGGCCGACTACGCCTGCATGGCCCGTGACATGGGCGCGCGGATCATCGGCGGCTGCTGCGGCACCACGCCCGAGCATCTTGCCGCCATGCGCGAGGCGCTCGATACCCGCCCCGCCGCCGCCGCTCCGACGCTCGAAGAGATCGCCGAAAAGCTCGGCGGCTTCTCCTCGGCCTCCGATGGCACGGGCGACGGCCCCGCGCCCGAGCGCCAGCGCCGCGGTCGCCGCCGGAGCTGA